The genomic region gaagcttttttttttacgctGTGCATTTATTGCAATAGTaaatattacagaaataaaaatgagcTCACATTATCCCCAGTTTTCATACAAACCTGATAAAAAATGGTTCCTTCCCTTATATTAGGCCACAAATAATTTCCGCTCTCTCTTCCTGCCTCAGGTGGGCTTATGTCATCCTGATAATTAACAAACATACACATGTAGACAAACATAACCGATCATAAACATGTACAATTATTGCATAAACAtttgtataacaataattaCACATATTACAATATGATCTTAGTTTgactattttacaatatatttcatATAGGCTCCAACTACTGATGAAAGCTAACCAGAAGACCAGACACTGAGGtatgttaattttttaatgTGTCAGAtactaataaaaattaatacaaattctGATAGACCTGACaaataaacaagaaaaagaaagttaaaTCTCTTAAACTTTAGTGACACACACAGTCTTTGGAATGGAACTACAGCTTTCTTCCCCAGTGCTCCGCTGGGACAGGGTTTGGCCTTCCTCCATAAGAGCTCTGTGAAAAATCCCAGACAAACTTTGGTTGCAGCATTGACTAAAATCCAGTCCCATGCAGAAGTACAGCACCGGGTTAATGCAGCTGTTGAAATAAGCTAAGTTTGAAGCCATACTCCATCCTACTTTCACCACCTTGTTGTCTTTATTCACCAATTTGACCAGTCCTAGAAAGTGATAGGGGGCCCAGCATAAGAAAAAACCACAGACCAGTACAGCAAGAATCCGAAGAAGCCTCGATTTGCCAGAGAGCCGCGTTCTGCGTATACCAACAGCTGCTAGTATGTAACAGATAAGGATGACCAGGAAGGGCAACAGGAATCCACAGATGAAACGAATGAAGTAATAGACATACTTGGCTGAACTTCCAGCTGCATCTGCTGCTCCTTTATCCTGTAAATGAATTCATAAATGTATATTCATACTTATTAAATAAGTATGCAAGGTAGTACATGCAGTAATTTACAAAGCCATTCTGACCTTCAGTGTGCAGTGACTCAAGTTATTCTTGCCAGGGAAGACCTGCCGGTACACAAAGTATGGTGAACTTAAGATCACCGCCACAATCCAAACTCCCACACTGACCACACGAGCAGCACATAACGTCCGTCGTCTCCTGGCGAACAATGGGCACCAGACGCAGAGCGCTCGATCCACACTGATGACAGCCAGAAGAAAAACACTGCAGAACATGTTGGCGTACTTGAAGAAGCCATTGAACTTGCAGAGAAAAACCCCAAAAGGCCAGTGGTCATAGAAAAGTTTTTTGAGGAGTGAAGTGACTCGTGTCAGGCAGAAGATCAGGTCAGCTACAGCCAGATTGACCAACCAAACGTTAGTGACATTGGGCTTCATGTGGAAGCCGGCCACCCAGATGACCACAGAGTTCCCGGTGGTGCCAAGGAGGACGATGATGGCGTAGATGACAATGTCCACTGTTGTTTTCTCATAGTGGTTTGGCATTTTAGAGTCGGAGTGAAAGGATAGAGTTGTGTTTGTGGCCATTCTACAAGCAAGACAGATAAATCCTTATAAGGTGCTTTGAGGGATAATTGAGGGTGCTTCTGGAGGTTTACAGGCAACCTACATATGCTTATGCACTCAACTTTGATCTGCCCACGCACTCTGTACAACTTAAGCCTGTGGTTGCCATGCAAGTCTCACAAGTTTCAACAAAGAGATAGATAAACATGATGAGAGTTGTCTGGCAACCAAGAGGGTCTAGGTCATTAAACTGATAACGTTTACTTAGTAGTCATAATAGGAGCATTGTTTTCAGCTATAGATTTTGAATCTCCCTGCTAAATTATGGGAAACCAGTACAATTTATTTAACCGTTCTGCTCCAATTACATTTAGGATTTCATTCACACCTTATTCACACTTTAATAAatgtatgttatatatatatataatatatatagtgctgcttaagtttgtgaaccccttgcagaatctgtgaaaatgtgaaaaatttgaacaaaataagagagatcatacaaaatgcatgttatttttatttagcattttcctgAGTAACATAtgacataaaagatgtttacatataattaaaaaaaaataagataataaaaaaaaaggtgaatttattaaaaataccccattcaaaagtttgtaaaccaTTCATTCTTAATTCTCTGTGTTTGCCTGGATGACTTAAGACTGTtgttctttttgttgttgttgttgtttgtttgttttgtgatggttgttcatgagtctcttgtttgtcctgaacagttaaactgagctctgttctttaGAAAATTCCTCCCAGGTCCAAAAGATTGTTtgattttccagcatcttttgcatattggAAAAgattccagcagtgactgtatgattctCAGATCCATGTCTTCACATTGAGGACAACTGAGAGACTCaaacaaaactattaaaaaaggctcaaacattcactgatgctccagaaggaaacacaatgcattaagagccgggggtgaaaacttttgaacagatttttcttattttgtttaaatatacatttttttcatttagtactgcccttcagaagcaacagaagatacttacatgtttcccagaagacaGATTAAGTAAACAtgtaccttgatcttcaaattcaaaaagttttcaccccccggatCTTAATGCATCGTAttttcttctggagcatcagtgaatgtttgaactttatagttgtgtttgagtctctCAATTGTCTTCAGTGTAAAGAttgatctcaaaatcatacagtcactgctggaaagggatgaaatatgcaaaaaatgatTGAAAACTCAAGAATcttcaggacctggaggattctTCTGAAGAATGCTGggcagtttaactgttcaggacaaacaagggacccGTGAACAACcgtcacaaaataaaaaaacagtcgtaggtcatccaggtaaccacacacaagattcaatggttcacaaacttttgaacagggtaattttaataaattcagctatttttttgtcttgtgaattatatgtaaacatcttttatgtaaaatatcttacgtGGGAcagtatgaaataaaaaaataacatgcattttgtataattttgtaaaattttcacagattctgcaaggggttcacaaactttcaagtggcaatgtatacacacacaccccagtttcaagcaaaaaaaaaaattaagtttgtCCTTTATCATAAATTGTAAAATGGtacttctttcaaaaagagGAACTTAATCTGGTGATGAATTTCTCTGttcttacctttttttttttttttcttttttttgcactAACCAGCCCAAACTGTTGGTCTCAGGATAAAAGGCATTCCATAATCCTTTGTGAATATGTTTGAGTATTAAATAGTCATTGTATCACCAGTGTGCAGATACATATACAAGCAACTTCAGTGACATCTCAACTTCAATGATGCATTTTCACTGCATCTTTTGCCCAGTCATTCTAAAACGTGCAATTTGACTACAACCCCAGACAGGAAGAGGGTGGAGATGTGCAAAGTTTGTCTACAAACAGATTTCGGAGTACTCCACAAAGCCATTTAAATAGCTAATGTGTGTGCTAAAGGCTATTCAAGAACAAACATTGCATCTCCTTGgcacaatgggtctcattcatgaaacaagagcagaacgaatttttgtgtaaatcgtgtgtaaagtggttctggcgtaaattttcggattcattaaaatgttcgtattttccaaatgttagttggtacgaaagaaatctacacctgctcccagtcacgcgtaaatagtgcgtttaacatccgaacgttttgctcattaataaggctgcattttaattcaccttaataaggtacatatttacacagcattttgaaaaaaaattatatatagtaattacatacgtttttttctttttacttttattgtgagagccagtaatacatttacatttacatttattcatttggaagacgcttttatccaaagcgacttacaagtgaggaatacaacaagcgagttgtcatgacgaggcaaatagacaagaagtgctcataatacaagttataggcagtgctcagattatcctaaactacaatagagagggattttttttttttttttaagatgaggtaTAAGAtgaatagcatctgcaaacggagcactttaatcaaataattgatAGATTTCAATACggttgggcaaactaatggccccttatttgttatggaaattgtttcctataaaatgtccaaaatcctttgtttggtgtcataatatgatgcctaTGTAGTTGTCAGTCGTATTTAATGgtcgggatttatggtaattgagaatgagcgtgcacgcgcgtcccatttacgactgattggaattcattaacacacacacacacatttcactatcacttctgacgtttacgaagtatttgtgaatcaggagaaaagttttcgggaaggtctctttacgcgcaaatcactcagatatttactcgtatatttacgaatgtttcatgaatgagacccattgtgtGTATGAGGCTAACTTGGGaatttttactatatttaatATCAAGTCTGCATAAATTATTAACAATCTgagtaactgccagattcaaactctGCTTTCGCGCTTTGACTGGTGCAGAGACAGAGACGGACACGCTCTGCACTTGTCATTTATCACAACTACtaagtgttttcaaccacatacagtaatgttcattttaggtttcagacatttaaatacacgtAATCTCTTGTAAAATAATACATGCAGAGTTTGtgaaatacacactgatgtctatggaagcagcaataacaatccattcaaatataatttgtcaaagtttttattcatatcagatacacataatgggtctcattcatgaaacattcgtaaatatacgagtaaatatgcgagtgatttgcgcgtaaagagactttcccgaaaactcttctcctgattcacaaatacttcacgtcagaagtgatactgaaatgtgtgtgtgtgtgtgtgtgtgtgtgtgtgtgtgtgtgtgtgtgtgtgtgtgtgtgtgtgtgtgtgtgtgtgtgtgttaatgaattccaatcagtcgtaaatgggacgcgcgtgcacgctcattctcaattaccataaatcccgcccattaaatccgactgacaactatatatgggcatcatattataaCACCAAACGAAAGATTTTggacattttataggaaacaatttccataacaaataaggggccattagtttgcccaaccATATTGAAATCTatccattatttgattaaagtgctccgtttgcagacgCTATTACTgcctctcacaataaaagtaaaaagaaaaaacgtatgtaattactatatataatattttttcaaaatgctgtgtaaatatgtaccttattaaggtgaattaaaatgcagccttattaatgagcaaaacgttcggatgttaaacgcactatttacgcgcggctgggagcaggtgtagatttctttcgtaccaactaacatttggaaaatacgaacattttaatgaatccgaaaatttacgccagaaccactttacacacgatttacacaaaaattcgttctgctcgtgtttcatgaatgagacccaatgtaagtaactataaagtttactctattcttctcccagttcactGGCTACTTATATGTATTTCGAGAGAAAATGATGAATTCTCGTGCTATAATTCCGACTgacaaactaagatggcggcgcccatctcgcattatagatcaagatcatttataaaggtttttaaacTACAAAACACAATCACATGTATTTGAGAATTGGAATATTAGATAGTTGATGATAagtaagcaagtttgtgaaaatgtttaataaaaaaaggtgGTTGATCCAAAATgctcaatattcatattcatgcattttattcatatttcatgttaatCATGTAATCATTTCTGGCTTACGATTTATCAATATTATCTTTGATTTCATATAATCATGTAATCCTACCCTATGGTTATTTTTCATTATACTTTCATCTTCTCAAGGTATTATTGTTTCAGCTTGCTATAGTGTTCCAATGTGACAAGTTATGTTGACACGTTTGTGATTAGATATTGGACGCCTGCCAAGTACAGCAGAAGTGATGATGTTTTCAGAATTTGTTGCTCATTTGAACTTGATGTACCTTTGtatcaaaatatgtctgtttcCATCTCTGCAGACATGAGATAAAGCAAGATCTGCAATATTCTCTTACAGACATCAAAACAACACCTTCTGTTTTCATCTATCGTTGACATTTGACATTTGGCCGTTACACCAACATAATGGATAAGTCCGTTGACCTTTTCTTATTAAACGAAAACATAAGTTTAAGAGGGTGTAAGTTTCTTGCATATATAGTCGTTTCTCTTATTTTGCTCTTCACTTTTTACTTTCTACTTTTTGCCTCTCCTTCTGCTTCATCTCTTCTACCTCTCATTTCGTTTTTGCAAATAATTTTGTTACTACTTTCTCTATACTCCGATCTTCACTCTTCGTCTTTCCGATCACCCTACCTGTCAGCTTGATCCTATTCCCACTCATCTCCTTCAAGCCAATTCTTCTTCATTTGTACCTGCACTCATTCACATCATAAACACATCTCTTCACACTCTTACCTTTCCCACAGCATTCAAGCAGTCTTGGACAAtcccactgcttaagaaacccactctAAACACAGcacttttagaaaactacagaaCAGTATCCCTTGTTTCCTTCATTGCCTTTCTCACACAGAACCTCCTGGACAGCAACCAGTCTGTCTTCAAAAGCGGCCACTTAACCAAGACTGCCCTGCTCTCGGTTATTGAAGTGCTGAGACTAGCAGGAACAGCTTCCAAATAATCAGTGCACCATGCTGGATCTATCTGCTGCTTTTGACCCAGTtaacactgtaaaccctaatgctcaaaatacttaattcgtttgagtaggacaaacttaaattaaacaaattagttcagttaaattaacagttatgagtatttaaaactttcttttacttttgagttcacagcactgacatatttcaagtaaactaaactgttttagttgcagcagatttctaattcccagcatgctttgcatcagactgtctaaatgttgaaataaagtgttattttgtgtgtttttgcataagattaacatagggagacataagttagtgtttaatgttgtgttatgttgggattgacagggggttctgttatgttagttttgtagggttaccattctggtgaagagtagaccgtgtggttaggttgaggatgggctgcaaaacttttaagaccacatatactgtatgttgtttgattatatacatgcaagtatatattgacagtctctttgataattataatagcatgtgttttttgctaactaacatttaaccaagacttgaatgtgatgtttatgtaaattaactatatgtacttgagtagggcgaggctgagaactgtgggagcgaaagaatgccagtgatgtgattgttaatgagagacacctgtgcaccacactagcattgctcctcttccatggctctcggccccgccccacttgtcacaaaaaaaattaagttcaactaacttaaaaaaaataagttagttaacttaaatgttttgaggtaataagtttcctcaaatgttttgagtattctgaacttattgagttttacagtgcacCAGATCCTCCTCTCAACCCTCATGACAAAGGGCATCTCAGGAACTGCACTCCAGTGGTTCAAGTCTTAcctcaggtaggtccttcagggtgtCTAAGTCACAACATCTACACTGGGGTGCCTCAGGGCTCAGTCCTTGGACCACTTCTCTATGTACATGACATCACTAGGATCTGTCATTCAAAAACATGTCTTTTCCTATCACTGGTTATCCGCTCGCAActcaacctgtctgacagacaTTTCTTGCTAGATTAAAGACCATCACCTGCAACTCAACCTTGCCAAGACAGAACTGCTTGTGGTTCGGCCAAcacaacacttcatcacaacttCTCTATTCAGCTAGGCTCATGAACCATAACTCtttccaggacagccaggaaTCTTGAGTTTTAATTGATGATCAGTTCAGCGAGGGAACATGCCGAAGCGTTGTGCTTATGGATTGTGTTAACCTGATACCCGGTATCCTAAAAGTTTGGACGGGgtggtggatttttttttcccttcccgACACCTAAAAGTCAAGTGGAGAAATGCCGGTGTTCTGAAAATGTGTGCTACCCTGTCAGATTTTGCTACCTCCCATTGAAACAGTAGGTAAAATCTAACAAAATCCGAAAAATGCAAACGTTACCTATCAGATTGTGCTTGTTCCACAAGACTTATGGACAAGCTGTTATAAGggttattttcacaaatttcacttgacctgctgtggatgaacaaagcttttccttaataaattgtgttttccatttgaatGGTCAGCATATGAGGCGGCTGCTGGGAGCACTGGGAGCTTTAgcttcaattttgatcaaattattttctaatctgttgcatatatatataactcGTCGTGGATATATCCCTCGAATGCATACTGCAGTCCCTTTTGTCTTGCTCTCTCAGATATTTCGCCTGTTCACCAAAAATGACTAATCTTCTCCTTGAAAATGTCTGACACCGGTGCATACATACTGTAAATGACTTGCCAGACGCGAAAGCTTGACAggcgtagcaacagtaactaaggagggCGTTGCTTAGCGAAGGGTCCATAGCCGCTAACATCAAATTCAAGACACTGATGTTTGCCTATAtagaggcacaaaatcactttcaCAGACCTTTACCTTGACTGTTCCCTGCTGATGGAATGACCTGCCTAGCAAAAGATTCTCAAGACCATTTTCAACGGCTAAAGCCATCTTTTTCATCAACACTTGACCCATTAATACTAACACCTTCTTTATACTTGCTATGTGTACTGTGTTAGACTAATTGGGACTTGTCACAGCAAATATTGTTTCATTTTGATGGTTTCACTGCTTCTATTctcctcatttgtaagttgctttggataaaagcatctgctaaatgatttaatgtaaatgtaaatgacaAACAAATAAGTGACATGAAAACTTAGTAGAAGTGGTCCTCTGGTGGTAAGACAATGGAACTACACAggcaatggaaaaaaataatggttctttattggcattgatggtttcATGAAACatctttaacatccatggaacttttctattgcacaaaaggttcttaataatgggaaaaaaatctttagattattaaaatgttcttcacactaagaccattttttttttagttcactgaaaggtttttTGAGGCATTGCTGTGAAAACCACATTTTTGGAACCTATAGTTTCAGATCAGCGTTTGGATCTGCAAAACATTATGTCTTATACTTTTATCTCAATAAGCCATCCGTTGTTCCACCACTGCGGTATCATCAACTTCATATCAAAGGTCATGTAAAAAACTTGATTGAAGTGTTGACTGCTTTACATATGAGTTacatcagtgtttctcaactccagtccttgGGTTTCCAATGTCTCCCTGTTCAACACACTAAGAAGGTGGTGAGTTGAACCAAGTGTTTTAATTAGTAAGGCATCTAAAACATTCTGGCAGGTGGGTGAAAAACACTGAGTTATATGGGTCAAGTTTTGCTTGGCCCTGTTAGGATCTATGggttattttaaactttttttgcatggcttcatcttttctttttgtttctgAGCGAGGTCATTAGTGTAAGCTTGTGGTTTCTCAGTTGCCTAATTTTTAGTCAAGTGTAGGATTGGTGTAGGGTGATAGAAAATACAggttgtacagtataaaaaccattacgcctacgaccccacaattcacaaaaataaacctgtgtgtgtatgtgtgtgtatgttgttCTGAAATCTGACCCTTTTTATTCTTGTTAGCTTTCAGTTCTCCATGTTTATCAGCTGGGGTAAAGATGGTGTAATAAAGTCTGATATGActgtttataaaaacaaataaaataaaaaaacggaAATTTCCACAAATATGGTACAAgttgaaaaaaaatctataaatg from Chanodichthys erythropterus isolate Z2021 chromosome 15, ASM2448905v1, whole genome shotgun sequence harbors:
- the LOC137002142 gene encoding formyl peptide receptor 2-like, coding for MATNTTLSFHSDSKMPNHYEKTTVDIVIYAIIVLLGTTGNSVVIWVAGFHMKPNVTNVWLVNLAVADLIFCLTRVTSLLKKLFYDHWPFGVFLCKFNGFFKYANMFCSVFLLAVISVDRALCVWCPLFARRRRTLCAARVVSVGVWIVAVILSSPYFVYRQVFPGKNNLSHCTLKDKGAADAAGSSAKYVYYFIRFICGFLLPFLVILICYILAAVGIRRTRLSGKSRLLRILAVLVCGFFLCWAPYHFLGLVKLVNKDNKVVKVGWSMASNLAYFNSCINPVLYFCMGLDFSQCCNQSLSGIFHRALMEEGQTLSQRSTGEESCSSIPKTVCVTKV